The DNA region TCGaatttttgggattttgggttcgaagaaacaaaaaaaatgatagTTTTATTCATGCAATGGCACTTTGACCATGCATAGTTTACTAAACTGTATTATCAACTTAGTACCTTTACTTATCTCGAAACTAACAAGTGGTATGTAAGAACCTGATTCCAAAGAGAATATAAACAATAAGGTAACccatacaatttttaatattacttACTTGTGAAAATTGACGCTCGAACCATTTGGTTCGTCACTTtctattttgcaaattcagtATTTTAGAATTCGGTTGCGTTTATATCATTTTAACACTGCACACTTCGAACTACTCAAGCGCATGTCAAGCACTACGTGGGCACTGCAGTCTGCACCCTTACCGCATCGCTTGGTGCAGCTCTGACGCAGAGTCACGTGACTGTTTTGAATCGACCAATCACATgttgtgagagagagaaaggaactCATGCTACAATATCTATGCTTTGCACACTTGTCGCTTATGGGACAGCCTTAGAGCATAGTGCTCTAAGGGGACAGCATAGGACTGGCTCCCTCCATGTACTACATGCTCTAAGCTGATTCCCTTTCCGTTTTTCGCCTCGCTGGTCTCACTTACCGCGCCGATAATGCCTCTTTGGGCTCCGTCCATAAGTCCGTGACCGACCGGGTTTACCGCCATACtatatacaaaaattgattaaagcAACCGTCGATAATCATCGTCAAAAGCCTGCTAGCATGGAAAAGCAGCTCGCTAATCAGCTGATTGCTCTTGAACCAACACCTGAAGTCAAAGTAAAGCGCAAGTGCCACCAGTGCCACCGAAGTGGAACAAGCTCTGAGTAACGTTTTGCGAGAATAACGATAATCATCGTCACTTTATCAATTTCTTAGGTAGATCACAGAGATATAAAACAATTTAACCACACTTAAATTGTCACTTGTCAAACCTGAAGTGGGCACAAGATAATCATTCATCCGGACCAATTACCGTCTAACCGCATTCATAATAATTAGGTATGCGTCTAAAAAGTTAAGTTTCCATTTCATGAGTGTTCAAAGTTGCACATTGATCATTGTGATGTTTATGCGTCTGCATCTGTTATTTTGCTCTCCCGCTTTCctctaataatattaaaaaaggtGATATATTTCCAGACCATATATAAGCTTTAGAATAATGTTGTCCTCATTTAATTCAGTACCAAATATTATTGGACCATGTTTTCCCCCCTCAACCTTCGCGTATCTTCTAGCGTTGACAGGATCGTGTATTATACAATTGACATACTAAAATAGGTACACACATGCATAACTGTACGTGTGTGACCTTGAATTCATTTCCACTGGCAATAAATATACTTCTTTGATCACAACCTGACACAATATACACACAGTTTATCAGAGCTCATAACCCATAAGCTTTTCTAATTCCTCTCCTCAATATTACAAACATTTAGATTTCACACTCTGAATCATCATAAGATTGAAGCTCACTGTGCTATTtataatcaaaatatttatactgcCACAATGAtggacacaattttttttctatttataataataatgataataatttgacgAATAGCTTGAATACTTGGATAAATCTAGAAAAggaaatcttaaaaaaaaaaactttcaatttttccatttttagaaaagaattgcacaaatatttttatgatatatatttattttgtttcaatctCTTAGGCCTGCGGTAATTAGTTGGTTAATCTGCGGTGAACAAGATTCGAAGGTGCttgagaagatttttttagGACGATGCGATGGAGGGAAATTGTACAGATCCTTACGAACAGCAACTTTTAGCCGTATTTGAGAGTTGTCAAACGAAGGGGCAGATAGGTCTGGACGAAAATGGGCTGCGATCGTTATGTGAGAAATTACAACTCGAGGAGCAAGGAAAGGAGTTGATATCGTGTCTCCTGGAGCAAACCGACACTGATAAGTCTGTGTCCTTTTACGAATTCCGTGATGGTCTTCTTGCTTTATTGGGAAACGCTCAAGATAGAATCTCCAGTTATTCGGATCGAGAATTTCCCAACAGTGACTCGTTGCAAAGTTTAAATTCTGCCAAGTTAGCCAACAAGAGGTACGGACGGAAGACCAAACCAAAAGAACAAAACGCGGATATGATGGACTTTCAACACCAAAATTTAGGTAgggatacaaaaattttatttaaactgCAATCGTGGAATATAAAACTTTTGTTTCAGATGGcgcaaaaaatgaaatatggaGAGGCGTAGATGGTCTTCTCAATCAGGATATTAAAATAGAGGAACAGAGGCTGAGAGAAATATGGGCAAAAATTAACTTGGGTTTGGATCGGCAAGAGCTGCCCATTGTATCGCAATACGTCAGCATTCCTTTACTTCCTAAACAGGTATAATAACTGAAACTATTCTGAATGAAGCTGAAGAGTACGATTTAAATTTATGAACCTAAGTTTGCAGCAGGTTGTTTCACCAAACATCGatacttttcattaattttattatgcgATGGTCATACAATGAGTATGTatctaattattatattcgttaCTGAGAAAATCttcttggaaataaaaaaataatttgcactGATATTGATTATAATTAACAATCGGCAATGTTGAATAGActactggaaaaaaattcatattagtAAAGTTGTAAGATATAGTATTCTAAATATAACGAGTCAGTTTAGAGTCGAATTGATGGAATCTACTAAATTTTGTACAGTTTGGAAATGATGCAAAATCAACCATCGATTTGCAAGGTCTTCTTtataattccagtattttcaattttttgcattcTTAAAGAAAACTTCGTAGTTTATGGATATGTAATTTTCGCAATACTCGATGCGCAACGGTCTTgtgataaaatgaataaaacgcATTCATATTTGTCCAACCATCTACCTTAACCTTTGGCAACATTTTTTCAGACGTTGGagcagatttttgaaaaactcgaTATGGATCATGACGGACAAATTACTCTCGAAGAGTTTTTGCTGATATTCAGAAACCCCAAAATGCTGCACGAGCAACTCAGCTCCGCGTGGAATGCTGGCCTTCGAAATGATATCATGAAACAAGACTCTGAGAGAGAAAGTATTCAAATCCGTGGCCCTCACCACACTGGGTAATGGTCGAAACCAATATGGAAGATTTTTAGGACTATAGAAAAgcgaattaaattaatttggGTATAATCCTTCCGTAAACAATGACTGAGAAtcgaaattcaattgaaaatgttatttgttccaatctttcgattttttcactacagaaaaaagttgtttcacAAAGTTTTGGTAACGTAGtttagatttatttattatttttagtgtttaataataaaatataccaAACAATAATAGCATACCtaagaaataaatttggtTAATGATTTCAACAAAATGTTCAGCTACGCCCGAAGCAGCACAGTTGTGGATATGTGGGAAGTTGCTGGCGTTCCTGATGCAGCCACATTTTTGTCAGAACTTGGATTCACCAGTCCAGACATCAGCCTCACAGAGCTGACAAATGTGCTCTGCGAAGAGCTGAAAAGCCTCCGTGATGAGTCCGATAACAGAGTGATGGGAACTCACATTAGTTTGCTGAAAGGAACACTTGTATTGTATCAGGAAGAGGTCAGAAGTCTCAAGTAAGTCTGTTAATTTTGTCGAATGTTATAAttactaatttttcaaaagttcagTCGTCTTGAATCAGTATTAtgtatgaaattaatttattctactGCTTACGTGCAAGATTGATTTATAATAGCTAATTTCAGCACTTTAGTGGAGCATTTGAGCGGGGAAAGAGACAAGTTACGAGGAGATATAGCAGAAGCGAACCAAAGAGCAACTTTGCTGGCTCAAGAAGTAGATGAACATCATATCTGCTTGGAAAAGTCCAGTCAGAATCAAATTAAGCAGCTGGAATTGAAGAACGCGGAAATACTTAAGGACCTAACAGATCAGCTGACTTCTGAACACGAGTCTAATGCTGCTGCCTTGAAATTAATGGACCAAAGGCTGCAAATGCTTCAACAAGAAGACCAACGTATCAGAACTGAGTTAGCCAATGTCTTGTCTGAGAATCACACATTGGAgactgaaaatcaaaatttatcggAGCACCTTTCCAAGCTCAAATCCTCAAATAATCAGCTGCAAATGCAGATACAAACACTGGCTGCTGAGCACGACGAGGtatgattattaatatatGTAACAATTGTTTGATGTCAATCGTTTGTGTTGCAATTCATGCTCCATTATCTTAAAAACCCAATTGCTAGGTCGAAAATGTTGAAGCGAAAGAAAATGAGGTTCTGGTTTCTCTATTAGACCGCATAAAAAAGCTTCAGTCTGACAACGCTGCGCTACGAGATCAAAATGACGAACTTACGTCTGAGCTAGAAGTGATGAAACATTCTGTGTCCGATATCCAAAGTTCCGGGTACGTGATGTTGAGTGTTTGAATCGTGTtcagtttagaaaaaaaaactaaaaaaatctatcaatattttacagaaattcgGCTATAAGTAATTCAAAAGATTTGACTGATAGAGTGGCTGAGTTGGAGGAACTTTTACAATCGAAAACTGTGAGAAACGTGAGTAGTTTGAAGATTATCagcaaatatatttattgtatgGATTCAAAACATCATCATTTAATTCATTacttacaaataaaatttatagaagGACATTTCAATCGGAGCGAACAATTTGAACGCAATCGTTGAAACACAGGAACATCAGTTAGCGGAACTGCGAGGTGTgcttggaaaattgaaaaaagaactgGTCAATGTTGtgacagaaaagaaaaatgattgcACACTCGACAATTGTGTGCTGCAAAATAGAATTTTGGATGTGATTTGCAGAATAGATACGAATGTATCTCCACATCCCCAAGAAACAGATTCTATTAAAAGTTTAGCAAATGAACTTGAGGCCGAAAGTACACAACAAACGACTGAATGTAGTAGAGATTTTGTCACTAATAAAGCCGAGAAGGGGAAAGTCAATAGGAAAGCAGTTGGCGGGGACGATATAGTTAAGAATATTGATAAGAACTTTAATAATTTAGATGTGAAAAGCGTGTCCAAGAACAAAATGACTGGCCTACGCGATTATCCACCACGCCGAGATGAAAATGGTTCCGAtcaatcgaaaattgaaagagagaagaacaATGTTTTCTACAATGTAAGACAGTCATCTGAAAAAGCAGAAATTTCTAAAGATTGTAGAGATTTTGATAAAGTGACAGACATTTTGCAAGAGATGGAAGAGAAATATGTTAATGAGAAAAAGCAACTCAGTGAGCGCTGCACAGAATTAGAGAGAAGTTTGGATTTGTTAAGAACTGAGTATGAACAGTGCGAAGACTACTGGGCTGGGAAACTCGAAGAAGAAAGACAATTGTTCGAACAAGAGCAGCGAATTAGCGATGAAAAGTTGTCCGAGCTTATTGCTAAAATGGCTGAATACGAAGAGCAATTTGGCAACAGCGATAAAACCCACAATGACGGCCGCCTGTCGCCTATTGAAGAACGATTCAACCTTGAGCAGCAGGTGagaaacaatttcaaagtCTACTAAGGATGAATAGTCACATCTTCTGaatcgaaatattataaagaaaaaccGTTTAGAAAATCTCCAACAATGTTATTTGCGTTAATGATTGTGAACACAAGTAAAGCAACATTTCTACTGTTTGATAGAAATGTATTTTGAGAAAAGTTAAATTACGGAATCTAATATATTAACAATTTGATGAAAGGTTTTGTAATCAGAatgtttaaattattaaacTCGCAGGTATTTAATCGGACTCTAATGTCTcaggtttaattttttcattatagaaATATCTAGATAGCCTGAAATATTGTTTACTAATGTTATCTCCAGTTTGGTTAAAAACAGACTTGTGTAAGTAGAGTGCAACAGATCTATGTTGAAACAAGTTGAAAACTTCTTGGCTGTTAATTCCTCTATGTAGTACCTGTCTTACCAAGAGAATATCATTATAGTTGTGAATAGATTTTAAGGTTTGCAGTTtcaaggaaaaagaaattgcagAGTAATAGCTTTCCCCTAAAAACCTGAAAATTCTTAAGTGTCATGAAATATCATGCAATTTTACTaatgaactgaaaattttatttctactttAATAAGTAACTCAGATTTCAGCAACATACGGAATATTAATACTcatttcaattgttttaaattttgaatctcttGTATAGATAGATCGATTTAAAGAAAATGTGACTTTTTTATTCCCTGTATATggaacatatttttatatttattgcgTGCATTGCTAGCATGAtgtgaaagttgaaaaatcgagATGTTAATGTCAAGTTGCTTGCTATACtctaaatatttgaaaaattacatttaaaaattttgtaatgtaGTTGTGGATTGTCAAAAAGGTCATGAAAAAATCCTTCAAGTCAATCTGATAATACGGACAATATGAAATCTCTTGCATgttatttagaaaatttttgaggatCTGGTCAGCAAGCGAAATGAGTGCAAAAACACTAGAATTGAcgttgtatgtatgtgtgacACTGCTGGAGATTTTGTAAATAgttgttttctcttttccaaAGTCTGATTCAAAGCGTATGGCCAACTTATCCTTCAATGTTCCCCGAATGAATTTCCACCGCTTGTAACATTGAGAATAATTTTGATTACAGTATACAAATTTGGAGGAAGAATTCAGCGAGTGGAAGTCTGAGATGCAAGAGGAGCTGACGAAAAAAGATCAAGAGATTCACGATTTGcgcgaaaaattacaaaagggCAAAAGAATTCTGACTGCAGAAACTTCTGTGCAATGCTCAGAGGAATCAGTTTCACATTCTAATCTGACAACTAGTTTGAGTGAAGTCAttcatgagaaaaatttatcatcctCGAAAATCACTTCCTACGACACTGATTCCCGCATGCTGAATGATTCGCTTCAGTTCAAGCATTCTACGGAATCTGAAAGTCCGAATGCTGAAGTGTGCACGTCTCGACCAGCAAGAATTTTACCCTGCCTGCACGGCTGTAGCTGTTATCAAATACAGCCCTACTCTGTTGCTGAAGAATTGTGTCGAGCTCACAAGGAGGAACTGAGACGATTGCatcaattgaaaatcaatatcgAGACCGAATGCAGTAATTTAATAAAACAGAAGGAAGCCTTGATGCAGGAAATACTGAAACTGCAAAGTCTTCGAGCCATTAGCTGTTCTTGTACAAAAACAATCGCCGGAGAACAGGCTTGCCGCATCGATCTCAATGTACTTCAAGCTCTAAACGCGCGATTGCAGTCCCAAGAACAAAAGTGTCATCATCTTCAAGTGTCCCTCAAACAACAGCAACAGTATACAGATCGAATTTTACATCGTAGGTTTCCATTAATCGTCTCTTTTACACTATATGATTTTGCTTATCTAACTAACGGATtctaaatagaaaattttatgttaAACATCACTTCAAATCTGCATCTTCCATGATTTCAGAAACCTGGAAACAACATCGAAACGAAATTGCAGACTTACAATTCCTATTGTGTGGTACCCAAGAAAAGTTACAACAACATTTACAAGCATATAAAGAACAGGTTTGCATACTTTTGAATCATTTGCAGTTGACTAGTTAGAATTTTACCTGAGATAATGATTCATAGTTGAAGATGATTCAGCTGGACCAACTGTACtaaatttaagaaaagaaaaaaagccacttgaaaaatgttcaacgTTGTTGTTTGCGTCAATTATGTTAACAACAATTGAAACAATATCtctcaaaaatgaatttgaggAAATACGAATAACATGACTTAAGACATtaacagtttgaaaagtggTCTTCGGTCAAATTCTGATGTATTGCTGCTCATTTTTGCTAACGACCCAGATTTCCACAAACTGTCTAAAAACATCCAAGCAATCTCGCATTATACTATAGATATAACGCACGAGGACAATCATTGAGAAATATCTGTTGTACCGTACTTAcacaaattcatttttttcctttctgaAGGTAACAgttggtaaattttcaatcaacaatTTTAAGGCCATTTATATGGTGAACGAAATAAGCCCAGAATCTTTAGAATAGATAAAAAACACCagagttcaattattttgagCAACCTAAGCGATATGGAATCTGTTTTCGAATTGTTAATATCTTAGTTTGTGTTCTTTGCTTTGTTGAGAATCATTTCAGCCGCATAAGAGGGATGTCGTTTTATTCGTATTCACTGTCATTGGCGCAAACAACATTGCTAGGGGTTTTTAAActatttattctcttttttttacctttcgaGTTTAACAGTCCACCTGTTCGATTCTTTAATGAAATGAACTCATTTTCCTAGACATGATGCACGTGAACTTTTTCCCAGTTCttttaaacaagttttgtgAAATTCGCAATGCACTTGAATgaccaaatttttaattaaatgaattatttcaccaGGCCGAGAGCTTAGCACGAGCTGACATGCTGGCTAAAGATTTGTATCTCGAAAATACATACCTGATGGCGAGTGTGGAACGTCTGGAGCAGCACTGTCACGTGTTGACGCAGTATAGTACCGAATCGACATCGGTATGACCCTCGAGTGGTGGTCTAATACATGTATTACCATAATTCAGCGATACGCAAGATGTTAGTATTGCGTAGTGTTCATCGATATTAGCAATAATTCTGTGAGAACGAATGATTAGTAACTCAGGAATTAAATAGGTCGAAGAAATCAGTTACCCACTTCTCGATCAAATACCACTCGATATTTATTAACTCCAGCTTCTACTTACAGCAG from Diprion similis isolate iyDipSimi1 chromosome 3, iyDipSimi1.1, whole genome shotgun sequence includes:
- the LOC124404095 gene encoding blastoderm-specific protein 25D isoform X2, translating into MEGNCTDPYEQQLLAVFESCQTKGQIGLDENGLRSLCEKLQLEEQGKELISCLLEQTDTDKSVSFYEFRDGLLALLGNAQDRISSYSDREFPNSDSLQSLNSAKLANKRYGRKTKPKEQNADMMDFQHQNLDGAKNEIWRGVDGLLNQDIKIEEQRLREIWAKINLGLDRQELPIVSQYVSIPLLPKQTLEQIFEKLDMDHDGQITLEEFLLIFRNPKMLHEQLSSAWNAGLRNDIMKQDSERESIQIRGPHHTGYARSSTVVDMWEVAGVPDAATFLSELGFTSPDISLTELTNVLCEELKSLRDESDNRVMGTHISLLKGTLVLYQEEVRSLNTLVEHLSGERDKLRGDIAEANQRATLLAQEVDEHHICLEKSSQNQIKQLELKNAEILKDLTDQLTSEHESNAAALKLMDQRLQMLQQEDQRIRTELANVLSENHTLETENQNLSEHLSKLKSSNNQLQMQIQTLAAEHDEVENVEAKENEVLVSLLDRIKKLQSDNAALRDQNDELTSELEVMKHSVSDIQSSGNSAISNSKDLTDRVAELEELLQSKTVRNKDISIGANNLNAIVETQEHQLAELRGVLGKLKKELVNVVTEKKNDCTLDNCVLQNRILDVICRIDTNVSPHPQETDSIKSLANELEAESTQQTTECSRDFVTNKAEKGKVNRKAVGGDDIVKNIDKNFNNLDVKSVSKNKMTGLRDYPPRRDENGSDQSKIEREKNNVFYNVRQSSEKAEISKDCRDFDKVTDILQEMEEKYVNEKKQLSERCTELERSLDLLRTEYEQCEDYWAGKLEEERQLFEQEQRISDEKLSELIAKMAEYEEQFGNSDKTHNDGRLSPIEERFNLEQQYTNLEEEFSEWKSEMQEELTKKDQEIHDLREKLQKGKRILTAETSVQCSEESVSHSNLTTSLSEVIHEKNLSSSKITSYDTDSRMLNDSLQFKHSTESESPNAEVCTSRPARILPCLHGCSCYQIQPYSVAEELCRAHKEELRRLHQLKINIETECSNLIKQKEALMQEILKLQSLRAISCSCTKTIAGEQACRIDLNVLQALNARLQSQEQKCHHLQVSLKQQQQYTDRILHQTWKQHRNEIADLQFLLCGTQEKLQQHLQAYKEQAESLARADMLAKDLYLENTYLMASVERLEQHCHVLTQYSTESTSV
- the LOC124404095 gene encoding blastoderm-specific protein 25D isoform X1, translating into MEGNCTDPYEQQLLAVFESCQTKGQIGLDENGLRSLCEKLQLEEQGKELISCLLEQTDTDKSVSFYEFRDGLLALLGNAQDRISSYSDREFPNSDSLQSLNSAKLANKRYGRKTKPKEQNADMMDFQHQNLDGAKNEIWRGVDGLLNQDIKIEEQRLREIWAKINLGLDRQELPIVSQYVSIPLLPKQTLEQIFEKLDMDHDGQITLEEFLLIFRNPKMLHEQLSSAWNAGLRNDIMKQDSERESIQIRGPHHTGYARSSTVVDMWEVAGVPDAATFLSELGFTSPDISLTELTNVLCEELKSLRDESDNRVMGTHISLLKGTLVLYQEEVRSLNTLVEHLSGERDKLRGDIAEANQRATLLAQEVDEHHICLEKSSQNQIKQLELKNAEILKDLTDQLTSEHESNAAALKLMDQRLQMLQQEDQRIRTELANVLSENHTLETENQNLSEHLSKLKSSNNQLQMQIQTLAAEHDEVENVEAKENEVLVSLLDRIKKLQSDNAALRDQNDELTSELEVMKHSVSDIQSSGNSAISNSKDLTDRVAELEELLQSKTVRNKDISIGANNLNAIVETQEHQLAELRGVLGKLKKELVNVVTEKKNDCTLDNCVLQNRILDVICRIDTNVSPHPQETDSIKSLANELEAESTQQTTECSRDFVTNKAEKGKVNRKAVGGDDIVKNIDKNFNNLDVKSVSKNKMTGLRDYPPRRDENGSDQSKIEREKNNVFYNVRQSSEKAEISKDCRDFDKVTDILQEMEEKYVNEKKQLSERCTELERSLDLLRTEYEQCEDYWAGKLEEERQLFEQEQRISDEKLSELIAKMAEYEEQFGNSDKTHNDGRLSPIEERFNLEQQYTNLEEEFSEWKSEMQEELTKKDQEIHDLREKLQKGKRILTAETSVQCSEESVSHSNLTTSLSEVIHEKNLSSSKITSYDTDSRMLNDSLQFKHSTESESPNAEVCTSRPARILPCLHGCSCYQIQPYSVAEELCRAHKEELRRLHQLKINIETECSNLIKQKEALMQEILKLQSLRAISCSCTKTIAGEQACRIDLNVLQALNARLQSQEQKCHHLQVSLKQQQQYTDRILHQTWKQHRNEIADLQFLLCGTQEKLQQHLQAYKEQAESLARADMLAKDLYLENTYLMASVERLEQHCHVLTQYSTESTSV